A genomic stretch from Acidobacteriota bacterium includes:
- a CDS encoding R3H domain-containing nucleic acid-binding protein yields the protein MSEENVNLVVDFTNQVLGSSGLDLKAGADQTEDGFRIQVRGDDVALLLGHNAELLDALEYLGNRVLARASGEETRLVFDSGGYRARREKELRLMAEKAAEKVRLSRIPFSFDPMTPNERRIIHLALAADDTVTTESQGNGENRKLTIRPAK from the coding sequence ATGTCGGAAGAAAATGTGAATCTCGTCGTTGACTTCACAAATCAGGTTCTTGGATCCTCGGGGCTCGATCTGAAAGCTGGCGCAGACCAAACCGAGGACGGATTTAGGATTCAGGTGCGCGGCGACGATGTCGCTTTACTGCTGGGCCACAACGCAGAGTTGCTGGATGCCCTCGAATATCTTGGGAACCGCGTCCTCGCGCGCGCATCCGGCGAAGAAACCAGATTGGTATTCGACTCAGGCGGCTATCGCGCACGGCGCGAAAAAGAACTTCGATTGATGGCAGAGAAGGCGGCTGAGAAGGTTCGTCTCTCACGCATACCATTCAGCTTCGACCCAATGACTCCCAACGAACGGCGCATCATCCACCTGGCGCTCGCCGCCGACGATACGGTCACAACCGAAAGCCAGGGCAACGGCGAGAATCGGAAGCTAACGATTCGGCCCGCAAAATAA